The Candidatus Izemoplasma sp. genome segment TAAACAATTTAGAGTCAAAGAAACATTACGCAAATTAGGTAAAATTGAAACAGAGGTTAAATCAACAGAAGGTATGTTAAATCCATACTATTATCGTAACAAAACAATTATGCCGTATGGTGAAAAAGATGGCAATATGATTGCTGGTTTGTATCGCAAACGATCACATGATATTATCGACATGAAAAAATGTTCAATTGCACCAAAAATTACATCAGACATCATTCGATATTTAAAGAATGTGTTTGAAGAACTCAATATACCAGCATATAATGAAGATAATCAAACCGGTGTCATTCGTCACGTTATGATTAGAAATTCATATAAATATGATGATATATCGGTAACAATTGTGACACAGACAAAAGATTTACCAAAAAAAGATATTATATTAGAGAAATTGACAAACCGATATGAGGAAATTGTATCTGTTATACATAATATCAATAATAAACAGACTAATGTGGTGCTTGGTAAAAAAAGTAAAGTAATCTTTGGTGAAGATTATATTAGAGATGAGATTAATGGTGTATTCTTTAAAATATCACATCGCTCTTTTTATCAAATCAATCCATTACAAACAGAAGAAGTCTACAAAAAAGCTTTGGAATATGCTGAGTTAACAGAAAATGATGTTGTTATTGATGCCTTCTGTGGTATTGGGACTATTGGCCTTTCAGCTGCTAAACATGTTAAGACTGTTCTAGGTGTTGATGTCGTTAAACAAGCGATACTAGATGCAAAAGAAAATGCTGAAAACAACAAAATTAATAATGCTAAATTTGTTGCTGGTCGTGCTGAAAAAGTAATCAATTCTTGGGCAAATTACAAAGTTGATACATTATTTATAGACCCACCACGTAAAGGTGTACAAAAATCATTCTTAGAAACCGTTAAAGATATGAGAATACCTAAAATTGTATATATTTCTTGCAATGTATCCACCCTTGCAAGAGACTTAAATTATCTGCAATGCCATGGGTATGAGGTAGAAGAAGTAACACCATTTGATATGTTTCCACAAACAACTCACATTGAGGTTGTTACAAAAATTAGATACATTGGGTAAGATATTGATGTCTTACCTTTTTTTTGTGCTATAATAAGGTGAAGAGGTGGTTTCATGAAACATTTACGTAAGGAATTATGGTTTAACACTAAACATCGTCGAGAATTTATTAATATCACACGAGATGTACAGAAATGCATTGATGAATCAAAGATACAACATGGATTTGTCTTAGTTAATGCGATGCACATCACAGCATCTGTGTTTATTAATGATGATGAGTCTGGTTTACATGCTGATTTTGAGCGATTTCTAGAAAAACTTGCCCCTGAAAAACCGTATGATCAATATGATCATAATGGGTATGAAGATAACGCGGATGCCCATATTAAACGAACAATTATGGGACGTGAAGTAGTCTGTGCAATTACAGAGGGTAGACTTGATTTTGGTCCGTGGGAGCAAATCTTTTATGGAGAATTTGATGGTATGCGTAAGAAACGTGTATTGGTTAAAATTATTGGTGAATAATGAGTAATCCCTTTAAAGAAAACGGCTATATGTTACCGATAGCATCAATTAATAACACATATGTAGATGATGACAAAGTAAGTGATTTATTTCAGCTTTCTTTGATTAAAGAAGCCATCTTAGCCCATAAAGATCAACTTGGATTAAATGAATTAGAAACAAACAAGCATTTATTAGAAAGATTCAATGAATGTATTCAATCAGAAGTACCCTCTATTAGAAAAACGAGCCTTTCTATCGCGCAACAGTATGGTGAAAGGTTAGCTAAAATATTATGTAACTTCTTTAATCCTTCACAAAGAACACTGACAAATCAATCTTCTTGGGATAAAGAACACTGGGAGTATTGGCAAAACATCGAACGTGTTTATCTTGTAGGAGGGATCACATCTCCAATACTTACGAAATTGTTTTTCAATGAGATAAAACGTTATTTTAAATCACATAGTATTGATAAAGAAGTGATCTTCATCGCAGGTTCCCAACATCTTGGAACAAAAGGATTATCAACCTTAGTCAAAGAGGGAGAATATTTATTGTTTGATTTTGGACAAACAATGATAAAACGTCGTCATCATATAAAAGAACATGGTGAAACTAAAGTGGATATAATATTAAACCCTGTCCATTCTAAGTACCTTTTTTACAAGGACAGAGATAAAGAAGAACTGCTTCATGTAGCGAAAAAGTTACATAACTATATTGTAAAAGTCATTGTTGATACGGCTAACGAAGTTGCCTTTGAAGGGTCTAATATGCATATTGCAATTGCGAATTATTTAAATGATGGGAAGATTTATCCAAATCGAGGAGGCTATGCTAAACTAGCTAAAATATCATCTCATTATGAATCACATATTAGTCAAGAGTTGAGTCAAGCGTTGGGACGTAAAATTAATGTAATATTACATCATGATACATCGGCAATGGCGTTAAATTTTAAAAATGAAGAACAAATCGCAGTTTTATCTGTTGGAACAGCATTTGGAGTTGCATTTCCAGACTAAACACGTTATAGTAGAACGAATAGAACGAAGAAAGAGGCAATTATGAGTATGTTAAACAAAGGTCAAAAAATACTATTGACCATAAAGAGATTAGGTATTAATGGAGAAGGAATAGGATACTATAAAAGAAAGGCAGTTTTTGTTGATGGTGCGATTCCACCAGAAGAAGTTATTGTAAAAATTACTAAGGTTCATGATAACTATGCCTTTGGTGAAATTGATCGAATTAGACTACGTGCACAACAAAGAACAAAACCATTTTGTCCTTATTATGATGAATGTGGTGGATGCCAAATACAGCATATTAACTACAACGAACAGCTTTTACTTAAGCAAGAAATGCTTGAACAAGCATTTGATCGTTACACAAACATAGATACAAAGGATATTTCGTTTAAATTAATGGAAGGAATGCGGCATCATACTCATTATCGACACAAATCGCAGATGCCAGTAAGAAATACAAAATCTGGATTGACCACAGGTCTTTATAGAAGGGATTCTAATGACTTAGTTGATGTTGTTCACTGCCCTGTGCATACAGAATTTATCAATCAAACGAATGAAGAAGTTATTGCAATATGTGATAAGCATAAAATCTATGCGTTCAATCCGAAAACGATGTATGGGATGCTTAGATATATCGTAATTAGACAATCCCATTTAAACGATGAAGTTCAAGTGACATTAGTTGTAACTATATTTAATAAGGCCTTATTTGATGTTGCAAATGAGATAATTAAATTACCAAATGTTGTAAGCGTGGGAATCTCTAAAAATAGAGACGTTGAGAATGTAGAAATATTTGGTGACAACGTAGAGATACTAGCTGGTAAAGATACAATTAGAGAAGGCATTGGAGATATTGTTTATGATTTACAACCTAAAGCTTTTTATCAGTTAAATCCCGTACAAGCAATCAAACTCTATCAGTATGTTAAGGAACAGATTGATGATATTGGAAAAAAAACAATCATTGATGGATATTGTGGTGCTGGTGCTATGAGTTTGTATTTGGCAAAGTCTGCCAAAAAAGTATATGGAATTGATATTTCAAAAGAGTCTATTGAATCTGCTAAACATAATGCTAAAGAAAATAATTTTGAACATATTACATTCCACCAAGGTGCAATGAAAGATGTCTTACCAAAATTATACGATAAAGGGGTTCAACCAGATGTTGTTGTAATTGATCCACCAAGAAGTGGACTCCATGATCAGACGATTGATTTATTAAACAGAAATGTCATTGATAAGATTATTTATGTGTCTTGTAATCCAAGTACATTGACTAAAAATATAAAGTTGCTCTCGAGACGATATAAAGTTAAACATGTTATGTCTTTTGATATGTTTCCGCACACAAGTCACATAGAAAGTGTTACTATTTTAGAAAAAAGATAAATAAAACGCTCATAAGGTTAAAATTATGAGCGTTTTTATTTTACTTATCAACTTAATGTAGTGCTTTAGTAAAGTGTAAACTAAGGTTTTCCACATATGTTTTCCACAGTGATATTCGGTTTGAGTTATTATTTGTAATATGATATATCAATTCATTGAATAAAATTATTTGACTTTGGCGAAAACACCAATTATAATGAGTATAAGGTCAGTGAGTGGGTGGTCATTTGAATAAGCGACAAGAAGCAAAGATGAATACACGTAATCAT includes the following:
- the rlmD gene encoding 23S rRNA (uracil(1939)-C(5))-methyltransferase RlmD codes for the protein MVSKNEYYNVEFVDMTHDGMGVCKIDGFPIFVEKALKGEKAEIKVTKVNKSFGFGRLINVTHKSPFRKEPICDYFAECGGCNLMHMDYQMQLDFKQFRVKETLRKLGKIETEVKSTEGMLNPYYYRNKTIMPYGEKDGNMIAGLYRKRSHDIIDMKKCSIAPKITSDIIRYLKNVFEELNIPAYNEDNQTGVIRHVMIRNSYKYDDISVTIVTQTKDLPKKDIILEKLTNRYEEIVSVIHNINNKQTNVVLGKKSKVIFGEDYIRDEINGVFFKISHRSFYQINPLQTEEVYKKALEYAELTENDVVIDAFCGIGTIGLSAAKHVKTVLGVDVVKQAILDAKENAENNKINNAKFVAGRAEKVINSWANYKVDTLFIDPPRKGVQKSFLETVKDMRIPKIVYISCNVSTLARDLNYLQCHGYEVEEVTPFDMFPQTTHIEVVTKIRYIG
- a CDS encoding secondary thiamine-phosphate synthase enzyme YjbQ — encoded protein: MKHLRKELWFNTKHRREFINITRDVQKCIDESKIQHGFVLVNAMHITASVFINDDESGLHADFERFLEKLAPEKPYDQYDHNGYEDNADAHIKRTIMGREVVCAITEGRLDFGPWEQIFYGEFDGMRKKRVLVKIIGE
- the rlmD gene encoding 23S rRNA (uracil(1939)-C(5))-methyltransferase RlmD, giving the protein MSMLNKGQKILLTIKRLGINGEGIGYYKRKAVFVDGAIPPEEVIVKITKVHDNYAFGEIDRIRLRAQQRTKPFCPYYDECGGCQIQHINYNEQLLLKQEMLEQAFDRYTNIDTKDISFKLMEGMRHHTHYRHKSQMPVRNTKSGLTTGLYRRDSNDLVDVVHCPVHTEFINQTNEEVIAICDKHKIYAFNPKTMYGMLRYIVIRQSHLNDEVQVTLVVTIFNKALFDVANEIIKLPNVVSVGISKNRDVENVEIFGDNVEILAGKDTIREGIGDIVYDLQPKAFYQLNPVQAIKLYQYVKEQIDDIGKKTIIDGYCGAGAMSLYLAKSAKKVYGIDISKESIESAKHNAKENNFEHITFHQGAMKDVLPKLYDKGVQPDVVVIDPPRSGLHDQTIDLLNRNVIDKIIYVSCNPSTLTKNIKLLSRRYKVKHVMSFDMFPHTSHIESVTILEKR